The Streptomyces sp. 11x1 genomic sequence CACCCCGTCCACTGCCTCCTTCACCGTCGCCCCGGTCATCACCGGCGCCCGCTCCGGTGCGGGCAGGACGGCGAACGACGGCTCCCCGACCGCGGAGTGGAGGCGTATCTCGTCCGCGTGGGCGTCGAAGACCACACCGCCGTCGGCCGACAGGACCAGCCGCTCGGCACCCCAGGCGGGCCCCCGGTAGGCGGTGCGGGCCGTCGCCGCGTCCAGGACCAGCAGGCCGACCCGGCGGCCGTCGGCGGTGTCGACCTCCACCAGCGCGTCCGTGCCGGGGCGCAGCCCCGTCACCAGGGCCCGGTCGCCCGCGGTCGTGACCTCGGCGCCCGGCGGCGCGGACACGGTCGTCACGGTGCGCAGGTCCAGGGCGAGTTCGGGGGCGATGCCGTCGGTCGCGGCCAGGACCAGGATCGTACGGCCACGGCCGTCGTCGACCGTGCAGACGGGTTGCGCGGTGGCCCAGTCGAGCCGCAGCCCAGCCACCTCCAGCCGCAACGGCCAGCAGAAATAGGCCCCTTGGGGGATGGTGACGGGTGCGCTCGGCAGCGACAGCACCTCACCGTCCCCGGGGAACTCCACCTCGAAGGACGTGTCCGGGTGGTCCGGCAGCGGCTCGTGCGGCTGGTGGTTGTTGACGAAGAGGAAGCCGGAGCGGTCGTCGGCGCGGACCGCCCAGCGCAGTGTCCCCCGGTCGTCCTGGCCCACGGGGAGCGACTCGGGCAGGACGGACTCCATGGGGGCGATCAGCGCGCCGAAGTCCGCCAGCATCAGGTGCTGGAGGCGGAGTTCGTCGTAGGAGGGGCGGTACTGGCCGTACTCGCCGAGGGGGGCCTGGAAGTCGTAGCTGAGGCGGGGGAGGTCGTTGGGGTAGCCGGTGGCGTGGGATTCCTGAAGGGGGGTGAGGTCGCCCGGCGGGTTGGTGCCGCCGTGGAACATGTAGTAGCCCTGCCAGACCGAGCCGCAGCCGATCTTGGTGAGGCCGAGGGCGCCGACGTCGGCGGCCTCGACACGCGGACGACGGTGGTACGCCACCGCCATGCCGCCGCCCAACTCGCAGGTGGCCCAGGGGAATCGGTCCGCCGAAGCCTCCGGGTCGCCGCCCCGCACCGTCGTCGGGCGCAGGTCCGCGCCGATGCCCTCGTCGTCCCGCTGGTGGGTGAAGAAGAAGTGCTTGCGGCAGGTGTCGGGCCAGCCGCCGTCCGCCTCGGTCCAGAAGGCCTCGGGGTAGCCGCCGTAGAGGGGGACGAGTTCGTCCGGCGGCAGCCGCACCCCACCCCAGGCGGTCGACGTCCACAGGGGTGCCGCCAGACCGGCCTCCTGGGCCATGCGCTTCAGGGTGAGCAGATGGTCCGGCTGGTCGTACAGCTCGTTCTCGATCTGGATGGCGACGATCGGGCCGCCGTCGGCCCGGCCCAGGCCCCGGAGCTGCTCGGCGACGGCCGCGTACCAGGTGCGGACGGGGGCGAGGTAGGCCGGATCGTCGGTGCGCGGGGAGTCCGTGCGGACCAGCACCCAGTCGGGCAGGCCTCCGTTGCGTACCTCGGCGTGGACCCACGGGCCGATACGGGGGACGAAGTCCAGGCCGTGGCGGGCGCAGAGTTCGGCGAAGCGGCGCAGGTCACGATCGCCGTCGAAGCGGACGCGGCCCTCGCGCTCCTCGTGGTGGATCCAGATGACGTACGCGGCGACGACCGTCACCCCGCCCGCCTTCATCTTCAGCAGTTCCTCCTCCCACTCCCCCGCCGGGTAGCGGGAGTAGTGGAACTCGCCGGAGACGGGGAACCAGGGGCGGCCGCCCCGCGTGAGCACCCGGCTGCCGACCTCGATGGGGTCGGGCACGCCGGGCGCGTCGGCGAAGGGCAGGTGGCCCCGCCGCGAGGGGGCGCCGCTCCCTCGGAGGCGCACGCGGTGCGGCCGCGTCATCAGGGCTTCACCGGGCCCAGGTCGGGCGTGTCCGTGAACTCCGCGCGCGTGCTGGTCGTGGCGTTGAGCTCCAGCAGGACCAGGTCGTTGCTGCCCGGGCGCAGGACGGGGCCGGGGACGTACAGGGTGCGCTGGGGGCCCCGGTTCCAGTAGCGGCCGAGGTGGAAGCCGTTGATCCAGGCCTGGCCCTTGGTCCAGCCGGGCAGCGACAGGAAGGTGTCGGCGGGGGTGTCGACGTCGAAGGTGCCGTGGTGGAAGGCGGGGACGGTGACCGGGGTCGCGTCGGCGGCTGCGAAGGGGACCGTGGACAGGTCGGTCAGCGGGAGGCGGTGGGTGTCCCAGCCGAGCAGGGAGGTGCCGTTGAAGGTGACCGGGCCGAGGAGTCCCTTGGCGGCGCCGATGCGGGGGCCGTAGTTGACGCCGCCCATGTTCTCGACCAGTACGTCGAGCGTGGCGCCGGGGCGCGGGACGCGCAGCGGCAGCGTCTCGTCATGCCGTTCGCGTTCCAGCACGCCGACGGGGGCGCCGTCCACGAAGACCTGGGCACGGTCGCCGACCCCGCCGGCGAAGTGCAGCAGGCCGTCGCCCGCCTCGGGGAGCGTGGTGCGGTACAGGGCGTAACCGGAGCGCTGGCCGAACTCCTCCATGGTGAGCGGGTGTTCGCTGCGCGCCACGGCGGCGCCCGCGAGGGTGGTCGCGTACGGCAGCAGGGGTGCCCGGCGGTCCAGCTCCACGGTGAGGCCGGAGAGTCTGGGCGCGGGTGCCGGGACCGGCTCGTCCGGGACCGGCGCGTGGCGGGAGATCACCTCGCGGAAGGCGTGGTACTTGCGGCCCGGGTCGCCGGACTCGGTGAGGGCGGCGTCGTAGTCGTAGGAGGTGACGATCGGGGCGTAGCACTGGTCGTGGTTGGCGCCGTTGGTGAAACCGAAGTTGGTGCCGCCGTGGAACATGTAGATGTTGACGGAGGCCCCGGCGGCCAGCAGCTTGTCGAGGTCGGCGGCGGCGCTCTCCGCGTCCCGCACGTGGTGCTCCTCGCCCCAGTGGTCGAACCAGCCGATCCAGAACTCCGAGCACATCAGCGGCCCTTCGGGCATGTGGGCCCGCAGCGCCTTCAGGTTCTCGTCGATCCTGCCGCCGAAGGTGGCGGTGGACAGGACGCCGGGCAGGCTCCCGGCGGCCAGGTGGTGGGCGGAGCCCGCCTGGTCACACGTGAACAGCAGTTCCTCGACCCCGCGCGACCGCAGCGCCTGGTGCACGTGCTTGAGGTAGGCGGTGTCGTCGCCGTACGCCCCGTACTCGTTCTCCACCTGGACGGCGATGACCGGGCCGCCGTTCGCGGCCATGTACGGCAGCAGCGGGGGCAGCAGGATGTCGAGGTAGCGGTCGAGGGCGTCGGTGAAGCGGGGGTCGCTGGAGCGCAGCCGAATGTCCGTGTCCGAGGTGAGCCACGAGGGCAGACCGCCGCCGTCCCACTCGGCGCAGATGTACGGGCCGGGGCGCAGCAGGACGTGCAGGCCCTCCTCGCGGGCGAGCCGCAGATAGCGGGGCAGGTCCAGCAGGCCGTCCAGGACGAGGGCGCTGTCGGGGTCGGGCTGGTGGAGGTTCCAGGGGACGTACGTCTCCACGGTGTTGAGGCCCATCAGGCGGGCCTTGCGCAGCCGGTCCGCCCACAGGTCGGGGTGGATGCGGAAGTAGTGCATCGCGCCGGAGATGATCCGGAACGGTTCACCGTCGAGGAGGAAACCGTCGGACGACGTGGTCAGAGCGGGCGAGCGCAAGGCTGTTTCCCTTCGGCTGGGACGTGCGGGCAGGGTGGCGGGAAGCGACTGGGCTACGGCGAACCGGAGCTGGAGCGGGTGGCCCGGATGAGCCAGAGGGTGGCCGCCAGGCACACGGCCGAGACCGCGCCGAGCAGCAGGGGGACCGCGCGGACGCCGGACCACTCGATGGCCTTGCCGAGCGCCGGGCCGGCCGCCACTCCGCCGATCATGGAGGCTGCGATGACGAGCGCTCCGGCCCGGCGGGCGCGGGGTGCGGCAGCGTTCAGCCAGGGCAGGCCGGTGGGGAAGATCGGCGCGATGAACAGGCCGACGCCGGCGTAGGCGTAGGGGGCGAGTGAGGGCACCGAGGCCAGCAGCAGGCAGACCGTCATACCGGCGCAGGAGACGGTGATGATCGTCTGGGGGGAGTGGCGCAGGGCGATGGGGGCGACCAGGAAACGGCCGACCGTCATCATCAGCCAGTACACGGCGGTGGCGGTCGCGGCGGCCCCGGCGCCGTATCCGACCGTCTCCAGGTGGGTGGGTTCCCAGCCGCCGACGCCCGCCTCGATGCCGACGTGCAGGACGTAGAGGGCGACGAACACCGCGAGCACCGAGCCCAGGCTGCGGCCGAGCACCGAGCCGCCCGCCGCCGTGGCGGGAGCGCGGGCCGCGTCGGGTGCGGTGGTCGTGGCGGGTGCGGCGGAGGCGGGCGGGGACACCTGGTCGCGTACGCCGCGCAGGCAGAGCAGGAGGGGCAGGTTGGCGGCGGCGAAGGCGAGGAAGAGCGCCGGGTAGTGCTCGGCGCCGACGGCGGCGATCAGGGCGGGGCCGAGGATCGCGCCGATGCCGAAGTGGGCGTTGAGGATGTTCAGCATGGCGGTCGAGCGGTGGCCGAAGCCGACGGCGAAGAGCTGGTTGAGGCCGTAGTCGATGCCGCCGAACCCGAGTCCGGCGAGCAGGGCGGCCACCAGTCCGGCGGGCCAGTTCGGGGCGAGCGCGAAGCCCGCCGCGCCGAGGGCCATCAGCAGGTAGGAGGCGCCGAGGATCCGGCGGTTGCCCATGCGGCCGAAGAGCCGGTCGAAGAGCAGCACGCCGACGACACCGCCGATGAAGTGGGCGCTCAGCCCCAGCCCGGCAGCCGACGGCGACAGGTCGTGGGCGTCGCGGAAGGCGGGGATGGCGGGGCCGTACAGCGCCTGCAGCGCGCCGATGAGGACGAAGCCGACACAGGACGCGACCACGGCCGCAGGGTTGAACACCCTCGTCTCCGGGGCCGGTCGGATGTGCTTCACCTCTCGCGCGGTCGGTGTGTCGGGCACGCGGGACTCCGCCTCTCCGTGACTGGGCCACTGGCAGTGTTACCGGTAACATCACCAACGTCAAGATTGCCCGCGAGCCTGGGTGACGAGCGGTGCGGGCGCATCGGGCGGGGCCTGAGGGAGGCCGGTGGTAGCGAGGCGGGACGCACGCGCGTTCCGCCGGGGCCCGAGTAAAAGCGGGTGGTCGCCGGAGTCGGCCACGTGCTTCCATGCCGCGGTGAAGAGCGAGAAGGCAGTTGGGGAGAACGTGTCCGGCGAGAAGGTGCCCGGCGGCGACGCGGCCGACGGGAACGTGTCCGGTGACGACTCACCCGGCGCCGACCCACTGACCGCGAACGCATCCGACGCCGACACATCCGCCGAGCGCACGCCCAGCGCCGACGCACCCGCCGAGAACGCGTCCGACGCTGACGCGCGCCCCCAGAATCCGGACCGGCGTGTGCGACTTCGCGCCGGTGGCGACCTCGGGGACTGTGTCCGTGTGCTCGCGGAGGTCCACGCACGCGACGGCTACCCGGTGAACTGGCCCGAACGACCCGCCGAGTGGCTGTCGCCGCCCTCGCTCGTCGCCTCCTGGGTGGTGGAACAGGGCGGCCGGATCGCCGGTCACGTCGGTCTGTCCCGGAGCGACGCGGGCGATGCCGCGCCAGGGCTGTGGAGTGCCCGGACGGGGACGGGAGCCGACCGGATCGCCGTGATCAGCCGTCTCTTCGTCGCGCCGTCGGCCCGTGGCCGGGGGCTCGGGGCGACGCTCCTCACCCGCGCGGCCTCCGAGGCGCGGGAGCGCGGACTGCACCCGGTGCTCGACGTGGTGGCGTCCGACACCGCGGCGGCGGCCCTGTACGAACGGCTCGGCTGGCGACTGCTGGCCACGGTCGAACAGCGGTGGGGCCCGGACCAGACGGTGGCCGTCCGCTGTTACGCGGCGGCACCCTGATCGCGCCCTCGTCCCTGCACTCCCCCCGCTCCCGTCGGCCCGGAGCGGAGGGGTGGACGCGCCCGGGAGCGGGTGCCGGGCGCGCCCTGCGGTGGGGCCGGTCAGCAGATCGTCTGGGCGCTGTTGACCAGGCGGTTGTTGCGGAAGGTGGTGTTCTCGCCGCAGGGGCTCTCCCTGATGGACGAGTTGGTGACCGTCAGGTTCTGCACGGTGATGTCACGGTTGTTGGCGAACTCCGACCGTGCCGCGAGCCGGATCTCACCCCCGCCGGAGACCGTGCCGCTCTGGGCCACGAGGTTCACGTTGTAGCAGTTCTCGATCAGGATCGCGTTGTTGCCGGTGTTGGTGAGGTTGATCCGGTCGATGACCGCGCCACCGCTCTCGGAGACACAGAAGACACCGCGTCCGCCGCCGCGCGCGACCACCTCACCGACCCGGATGTTGGTCGGATACGCGCTGCCCACCCGGCCGTTGCGGTTGGCCATGCGGAACGCCGCGTACCCGGTGCCGGCGCCCGCCCCGTCCGCGTCCACCTTGGTGACCGTGGCGTTGATCGTCTGGTTGAGGAGCAGCCCGGACTCGCCCACGTTCCGGGCGGTCACCGTCCCGACGGTGAGCCCGTCGACGCCATACGTCTCGACCGCGTGGCTGCTCGCGCCCGCCACGTACACGTTGTCGATCCTGACGTTGCGCGTCCACTGGCTGGTGTCGCCCCGGTTGTCGATCCGTACGCCGAGGCCGCGCGATAGACGCATGTCGAGCTGGCCGAGGACGACGTTCTGGACGTTGCGCAGGAAGATCCCGTACAGCGGGGTACCGGTGAGGTTGAGGTGCTGGACCTCGATGTCACGGGTGCCCCGGGAGTAGACCGGCGCCTGGTCGCCCGAGCCCGTGCCCGTGACGTTGATCGTGCCGCACACGTCGAGCACGGTGTAGCTCGGCAGCGAGACCCGGGAGCCCGCCCCGATGGACCCGGAGCCGCGCACGACGACCCGTTCCTTCGAAGTGCGCCCGGAGGTGAGGCTGTTGACGGCGGCCTGCATCGCCGCGCGCATGTCGGTTCCGGTGTACGTGACCGTGCTGCCGCGCCGAGCGGTCCAGGTACCGCCGCTGAGCACGGCCTCGGCCTGGTACGAACCCTCGCCGCACGCCGCCGCGACCCGCGCCTCGGCGGCCGGGGCCGCCTCCAGTTCCTGGGCCGGACTCGCGGGCCCGGCCAGCGCGGCGGCACCGGTGAGCAGGGCGGTCGCACACGCGGCGGTGACGAGGGCGCGGGATCGGGTGCGAGTGTGGGTGCGGCGGGGGGTCGGACGTGCGGCGTCACCGAAAGCGCCGACGGCGGTGGGGGCTGTGGGCGTGGTCGTGGGCGTGGGCGTGGGCGTGGGCGTGGTCGTGGGGGCTACGGCTCTGCGTCCCATCTCGGCTTCTCCTGTGGGGGGTTCGGCCCGCCTGCCACGCGCTCACCGTCCGTCGCGTCCTTCTCGTCGAACTCGTTTCGGCAGGCGATTCCTAGGGCGGGCCGCGAGTGTGGCAAGCGCTTTCCACGGGAGTCAAGGGTCGAGTCGAAGCCGGAACTCTCGTGCAACTCTAGGTAACTCGCGGCCTCACGTATGGTCATGGGGCGCGAGAAAGAAAAGATACGAGATACGAGATATCGGGAGGGGCAGTTGGCGCTGGAGCCGGTCCGGTTCGCGGTGCTGGGGTCGGTCCGCGTGGAGCGGGCGGGGGTGGAACCGGCACTGGGCCCTCCTCAAGAGCGGGCGCTGCTGGGGCTGTTGCTCGTGCGGGCGGGACAGCCGGTCACGGTGAGTGAGATCGTCGACGTGCTGTGGGGCGGTCGACCGCCGGCCAGCGCGGTGAACGTGGTCCGCCGTCATGTGGGGTCGCTGCGGCGACTGTTGGAGCCGGGGCTGCCCAACCGTGCCGCCGGGCGGTGGCTGATACGGGACGCCGGCGGATACCGGCTCCTGGTCGACGCCGACTCCCTCGATCTGCTGCGGTTCCGCGAACTGCGGGACGAGGCCCGTCGGGTCGCGGCCGACCCGCGTGGGTCGGCGGCACGCGTCGTGGAACTGCTCACGGATGCCCTGGCACTGTGGCGGGGACCGGCCGGAGTCGGGCTGCCCGCCGAGGTCCGGGAGCGCGCCGGTTTCGCGGCGGTCGACCGTGAACGGACGGTGGCCGTGCGGGAGGCGGCCGACGCGGCGCTCCGGGCCGGCACCCCGGCCGTCGTACTGCCCCTGCTCCAGGAGGCCGTGCGCGACGCACCGCTGGACGAACCGCTGCTGGCCCGACTCGTCCGCACGCTGGCCGCCACCGGGTACGAGGAGCGGGCGCTGAGCACCTATCGGGCCGCCCGCGCGAAGCTCGCCGAGGAGTTGGGCATCGACCCGGGGCCCGAACTCCGCGACGCACACCGGGCCGTCCTGGACGGCACCGGGCTGGTCGAGGGCACGTCGTACGTGGGACCTCGGCGGGAGGAGGCGTCGTACGGCGGCCGTCGGCGTGCCGGGGGCGGGGACGCGGACGGTCCGCACGCCGCTGCGCGGCCGGAGGACGAGCCCGGCGAGGAGGTGCCACGCGAAGGCGACGGTCAGAACAACTCCGTTGCGCACGGCGGTAGTTCGCCGAAGGCAGCTCCCCCTTCCTCCGGCGCCGAGGGCGCCGCCGCCCTCACCGGCCCCCAGCCGTCGCCCTCCCCCGCACCCGTGGCCCAGGCCCCCACCCCAGTCCCAGCCGCGCCCCCGACCCAGACGCCGACCTCGACCTCGGCCCCACAGACGGCCCCGACCACCGTCCCCGCCCAACTCCCCCACGATCTACCGACATTCACCGGCCGTCGCGCCGAGCTGGACCAGGTCCTGGCACTCCTCACGGGGGACGGCGACAGCGGTACCGACAGCGACAGAACCGCCGACAGTGACAACGGTACCGACAGCGGGGGCGGCGCCGGCGGCGACAGCGGCACCGGCGGTGGTCACGCGCACCCCGCCGGCACCGTCGTGATCAGCGCCATCGGCGGGATGGCCGGCATCGGGAAGACCACGCTCGCCGTGCACTGGGCCCATCGGGTCGCGGACCGTTTCCCGGACGGGCAGCTCTACGTCAACCTCAGGGGGTTCGCGCCCTCGGGCGGGGTGATGAGCGCCGGGGAAGCCGTGCGGATCTTCCTCGACGCGTTGGGCGTACCGCCGGAACGCGTGCCGCACGGTGTCGACGCCCAGGCGGCGCTGTACCGGGGCCTGTTGGCGGGACGGCGGTTCCTGGTACTGCTGGACAACGCCCGCGACACCGAGCAGGTACGGCCGTTGCTGCCCGGGACGCCCGGCTGCCTGACCATCGTGACCAGCCGCAACCAGCTCACGGGCCTGGTCTCCGCGCACGGCGCGCACACGCTGGCGTTGCGTCCGCTGGACGCCACGCAGGCCCGGTCGTTCCTCGAACGCAGGCTGGGGGCCGGGCGCCTCGCGGGCGAGACACGGGCGGCGGCGGAGATCGCGGCACTGTGCGGAGGACTGCCGCTGGCGCTGGCCTGTGTCGCGGCACGGGCCGCCACGCACCCGGACTTCCCGCTGTCGGCGATCGCGGCGGAGCTGCGCGCGGCGCACGGCAGTCTGGACGCGTTCAGCCGGACGGACGCGGCCGCGAACGTCGGGGCGGTGTTCTCGTGGTCGTTGGGAGCAGTGTCGGCCGAGGCGGCGCTCCTCTTCCCGCTGCTCGCGCTGCATCCCGGCCCGGACTTCTCGGCGGCGGCGACGGCGTCGCTCGCCCGGCTGTCCGTGCGCCGCGCCCGGTCGCTCCTCGCCGAACTGGCCGACGTCCACCTCGTGGGTGAGCCCGCGCCAGGCCGTTACGCCCTGCACGACCTGCTGCGGGCCCACGCGACCGAACTCCTGGAGGAGCAGCACCCGACCGAACTCTCGGAGGCACCTCACCCGGCCGGACACCCGGAGGTACCTCACCAGGCCGTGCAGTCGGAGGAAGATGCCCAGGCCGGGCACCCGGCGGACACGCGGGAGGCGGCCACCGAGCGACTGTACGCGTACTACCTGCACACCGCGCACGCCGCCGAGCCGCTGCTCGCCCCGCACGCGGATCCCATGCCGCCGGGTCCGCCGCCGCCCGGCGTCCGCGCCGAACCGCTGGCCGACCATCCGCAGGCGCTGGCCTGGCTGACGGCCGAGTACCCGACGCTGCTGGCCGTCGTCGGGGCGGCGGCCAGGTCCGGCCGCGACCAGGTGGCGTGCCTGCTCGCCTGGTCGCTGGAGCCGTACTTCGACCGGCGAGGGCACTGGCACGACTGGACGACCGTCCAACGGATCGCGCTCGACGCGGCGCTGCGGACGGCGGACCCCGTGTGGGAGGCCAGGGGTCTGCGCGCGCTGGCCCGGGCGGAGAGCCGGCTCGGTCTGCACGGGTCGGCCCGGCTCCGTCTGGACCGCGCGCTGGCGCTCTTCACCGACGCGGGCGACACCGTCGGGCGGGCCGACACCCATCGCAGCCTCGGCTGGACCCACGACCAGGAGGGGGACCTGCCCGGCGCCCTCCGTCACAACCGGCTGGCCATGGAGCTCTTCCGGGACAGCGGCCGCCGCGCCGCGTACGCGAGCGTCCTCAACTCCGTCGGCTGGTACCACGCGCTGCTCGGCGAGCACCAGGAGGCGCTGAGCCACTGCCATCGGGCCCTGGCCCTGCTCCAGGAACTCGGCGACCGCTACGGCGAGGCCGCGACCTGGCACACCATCGCGTACGCCCACCACCACCTGGGGCGCCACCCGAACGCCCTCCTCGGCTACGGCCACGCGCTCGCCCTCTACCGGGAGTTGGGTGTGCCCTACCTGGAGGCCTGCACGCTCGTCCACATCGGTGACACCCATGCCGCGATGGGCGACCACGCCGGCGCCTTCGAGGTACGGCAGCAGGCTCTCACCGTCCTCATCACCCTCGGCCACCCGGACGCCGACCAGGTCCGGGCCCTGCTCACCACGAGCGAGCGCACCACGTGACCGACGCCGTGCGACACCGCCCCCTCGGCCCACAGGCCGGATCGCTGAGGTTCGACGTGCTGGGGCCGCTCCGGGTGCGTCGAGGTGAGGAGGAACTCGACCTCGGATTCCCCCAACAGCGAGCGTTGCTCGGCCTGTTGGTCGTACGCGTGGGCCAAGTGGTGCCTTTGCATGACGCGGTCGACGTCCTGTGGCCGCGACGGGCGCCGACGAGTGCGCGGAACGTGGTGCGCCGGTACGCCGGTTCGCTGCGGCGCCTGCTCGAACCCGGGCTGCCGCCCCGCGCACCCGGACGGCGATTGCTGCGCCGCGCCGGGGGCTATCTGCTGGAGGCCGACGAGGACGCCGTCGACCTGCTGCGTTTCCGCGCGCTCACCAATCGGGGCAAGCGGGCCGCGGCCACCGGGCGGTCGGAGGCTGCGGCGGGGTACTTCGTGGACGCGCTGCGCGAGTGGCGGGGGCCGGTGGCCAGAGGGATCCCGGCCGCCGTCCGGGAGCATGCCGTGTTCGGCGAAGTGGAACGCGAGTTGCTCCGCACGACCAGGATGGCCGCCGACGCGGCGCTCCTGTGCGGGAGGAGCGAGCAGGTGCTGCCCCGACTGCGCCAGGCCCTCGAACTGGACCCCCTGGACGAGTCGTTGCACGCCGCGCTCGTCATGGCCCTGGCCGCGTCGGGTCTCCAGGCGGAGGCACTGGCCGCCTACGAGCGCGTACGACGCCTGCTGGCCGAGGAGTTGGGCGTGACACCGGGCACGCACCTGACCTCGGCCCACACGAGGATGCTCCGACAGGAGTGGACCACGCCAGACCGGCCTCCGCCTCACTCCCCCACACCTCCACCACCTACCACGCAGCCTGAACCGCCCGCCCCACCATGGTCGGCAGCCGGATCGCCGCCGGCCGATCCGGACGTACCACTCACGCGACTGCCGCCCCCTCCCCCCGTCTTCGTCGGCAGACGGGCAGAACTCCGTCGTCTGGCGGAACTCACGGCCGTTGAGGAGACCGGCGAGGAAACCACACGACCGGCCGGACCTTCCGGAAGGGCGCCGACCACCGTGCTGATCAGCGGGATGCCCGGGATCGGCAAGACGGCACTCGCGGTGCGCTGGGCACACACGGTCGCCGAGCGCTTCCCGGACGGCCGACTCCACCTCGGGCTGCGGGGCTTCGACCCGGTGGAGCCCCCGCTGGAGCCGGCCGCGGCACTGCGCGCGCTCCTCACCGCGCTCGGGGTGCCGCCCGCGCGTCTGCCGAGCGGCACGGACTCGCTCGCCGGGCTGTACCGGAGCCTGCTGACCGGCCGGCGCCTGCTGGTGGTGCTGGACGACGCGGCCGACACCGAGCAGGTACGGCCGCTGCTGCCCGCGTCGCCCGGCTCGCTGACCCTGGTCACCAGCCGCAACGGCCTCTCCGGCCTCATCGCTTCGGGCGCCCACCCCCTCCGCCTGGACCTGCCGCCGACAGCGGACGCCCGAACCGCCTTGACGGCCCACCTCGGCCCCACCGGCCCACCGGCCGGACCGGAACCGGAGACGGAGACGGGGGCGGGGGCGGAGGCGGAGGCGGAGGCGGTCGACGAGATCGTGAGCCGGTGCGGCCGACTGCCACTCGCCCTGGCAATCATCGCGGCCCGCGCCACCCACCGGCCGCGCCCTTCCCCCGAATCCGCACCCGTCCTCCCCCTCGCGAACCTCACGAACCTCGTCGCCGAACTACGACAAACCCCGCGCGGACTCGACGCGTTCATCTCACCCGGCGGCACACCCGACCTCCGCGCCGTCCTCACCCGCTCCTACCGTCGCCTACCGCCGGAGCACGCCCGCCTGTTCCGTCTGCTGTCCCTGCACCCGGGCCCCGATCTGGACGCCGAGACGGCGGCGGCTCTGGCCGGACTCCCGATCCGGTCGGCCCGGCAGATCCTTGACGGCCTGGCCGACGCGCACCTCGTCGTAGAACGCACGCCCGGCCGCTACACCCAGCACGAGCTGCTGCGCGCCCTCTCCGCCGAGTTGACCGACGCGTACGGCAGTCCCTAGCAACCGGTGCCGACCGCCGTCACTTCACGGTCACTCTTTTTTCACATCCCCCTTCCTAGGCTCCGGGTGAAGTCACTGCACGGTGTGCTCGAACGGCCTTGGAGGTAGGCACAGATGACGAGGTCCGACATCGGCACCATCGCCCCGACCAGTCTCCGCACCATCACCCCGGCGGGTCTCCGCATCAGCATCCTCGGCGGGAACGCCGCCGAGCTGCCCGGGGAGGGACGGCCGGAAGCCGGGGCGTACCGGCTGACCGCGCGGGCCGGGGGCACGTACCTGTTCGTGGGGCTGCGCGGGACCCGGGAGCCGTCGGCCGCCCGGATCCCGGACCTCTCGCTCCACCCGGGCGACATCTGCTTCTACGACGCGAACCACCCGCCGTTGCTGGACTTCCCCGAGCACTGCCGCCTCAAGGTCTTCCTGGTCGCGCGCGAGGAGCTCGGGCTGGAGGACGGCGGCGACGACCTGCGGCGCGTCGTCGCGCAACCGGTGGCCCGGTCCACCCGGCTGGGAACCCTGCTGTCGCCGTTCCTGTCCGAGCTGGCCGACACGGCGGTCTCGGCGATCTCGGCGGAGCCCCCGGTCGGCGAGATGCTCGCCCGGAACGCCGTGAACCTGTTGGCCACGCTGGCAGCGGAGCAGTTGGGCCGGGCCCGCACCGGTGCGCAAGGCGGCGACCGGGGGGACACACCGGTCGGCCGTTCGCCGCTGATGGCGCGAGTCCTGCGGTACATCGACGCGCATCTCGCCGACGCGGACCTGTCGCCCGAGGTGAT encodes the following:
- a CDS encoding BTAD domain-containing putative transcriptional regulator, giving the protein MALEPVRFAVLGSVRVERAGVEPALGPPQERALLGLLLVRAGQPVTVSEIVDVLWGGRPPASAVNVVRRHVGSLRRLLEPGLPNRAAGRWLIRDAGGYRLLVDADSLDLLRFRELRDEARRVAADPRGSAARVVELLTDALALWRGPAGVGLPAEVRERAGFAAVDRERTVAVREAADAALRAGTPAVVLPLLQEAVRDAPLDEPLLARLVRTLAATGYEERALSTYRAARAKLAEELGIDPGPELRDAHRAVLDGTGLVEGTSYVGPRREEASYGGRRRAGGGDADGPHAAARPEDEPGEEVPREGDGQNNSVAHGGSSPKAAPPSSGAEGAAALTGPQPSPSPAPVAQAPTPVPAAPPTQTPTSTSAPQTAPTTVPAQLPHDLPTFTGRRAELDQVLALLTGDGDSGTDSDRTADSDNGTDSGGGAGGDSGTGGGHAHPAGTVVISAIGGMAGIGKTTLAVHWAHRVADRFPDGQLYVNLRGFAPSGGVMSAGEAVRIFLDALGVPPERVPHGVDAQAALYRGLLAGRRFLVLLDNARDTEQVRPLLPGTPGCLTIVTSRNQLTGLVSAHGAHTLALRPLDATQARSFLERRLGAGRLAGETRAAAEIAALCGGLPLALACVAARAATHPDFPLSAIAAELRAAHGSLDAFSRTDAAANVGAVFSWSLGAVSAEAALLFPLLALHPGPDFSAAATASLARLSVRRARSLLAELADVHLVGEPAPGRYALHDLLRAHATELLEEQHPTELSEAPHPAGHPEVPHQAVQSEEDAQAGHPADTREAATERLYAYYLHTAHAAEPLLAPHADPMPPGPPPPGVRAEPLADHPQALAWLTAEYPTLLAVVGAAARSGRDQVACLLAWSLEPYFDRRGHWHDWTTVQRIALDAALRTADPVWEARGLRALARAESRLGLHGSARLRLDRALALFTDAGDTVGRADTHRSLGWTHDQEGDLPGALRHNRLAMELFRDSGRRAAYASVLNSVGWYHALLGEHQEALSHCHRALALLQELGDRYGEAATWHTIAYAHHHLGRHPNALLGYGHALALYRELGVPYLEACTLVHIGDTHAAMGDHAGAFEVRQQALTVLITLGHPDADQVRALLTTSERTT
- a CDS encoding AfsR/SARP family transcriptional regulator — its product is MTDAVRHRPLGPQAGSLRFDVLGPLRVRRGEEELDLGFPQQRALLGLLVVRVGQVVPLHDAVDVLWPRRAPTSARNVVRRYAGSLRRLLEPGLPPRAPGRRLLRRAGGYLLEADEDAVDLLRFRALTNRGKRAAATGRSEAAAGYFVDALREWRGPVARGIPAAVREHAVFGEVERELLRTTRMAADAALLCGRSEQVLPRLRQALELDPLDESLHAALVMALAASGLQAEALAAYERVRRLLAEELGVTPGTHLTSAHTRMLRQEWTTPDRPPPHSPTPPPPTTQPEPPAPPWSAAGSPPADPDVPLTRLPPPPPVFVGRRAELRRLAELTAVEETGEETTRPAGPSGRAPTTVLISGMPGIGKTALAVRWAHTVAERFPDGRLHLGLRGFDPVEPPLEPAAALRALLTALGVPPARLPSGTDSLAGLYRSLLTGRRLLVVLDDAADTEQVRPLLPASPGSLTLVTSRNGLSGLIASGAHPLRLDLPPTADARTALTAHLGPTGPPAGPEPETETGAGAEAEAEAVDEIVSRCGRLPLALAIIAARATHRPRPSPESAPVLPLANLTNLVAELRQTPRGLDAFISPGGTPDLRAVLTRSYRRLPPEHARLFRLLSLHPGPDLDAETAAALAGLPIRSARQILDGLADAHLVVERTPGRYTQHELLRALSAELTDAYGSP
- a CDS encoding helix-turn-helix domain-containing protein, with amino-acid sequence MTRSDIGTIAPTSLRTITPAGLRISILGGNAAELPGEGRPEAGAYRLTARAGGTYLFVGLRGTREPSAARIPDLSLHPGDICFYDANHPPLLDFPEHCRLKVFLVAREELGLEDGGDDLRRVVAQPVARSTRLGTLLSPFLSELADTAVSAISAEPPVGEMLARNAVNLLATLAAEQLGRARTGAQGGDRGDTPVGRSPLMARVLRYIDAHLADADLSPEVIAGAHHISVRYLHRLFQDEGMSVGRWVQRRRLEECRRDLVLGVRNRRTIASVAGRWGFLSATHFSRVFRAAYGMSPSEWRDSAGHTAPRPLAPPAPTGPDLAQPAACSPMTAWA